The following are from one region of the Stanieria cyanosphaera PCC 7437 genome:
- a CDS encoding helix-turn-helix domain-containing protein, with protein sequence MEDNFGQLIRQARKNKGYSQRELAKLIDLDFTYLSKLENNRADYPPKEEAIRILARQLELDEEQLIYLAGRIPQQEEDLLKQHYKDMPALFRRMRENPDFAQKVFREAVGTDRQE encoded by the coding sequence GTGGAAGATAACTTTGGTCAACTGATTCGTCAAGCACGAAAAAATAAAGGTTACTCTCAAAGGGAATTAGCCAAATTAATTGACTTAGACTTTACCTATTTATCTAAATTAGAAAACAATCGGGCTGATTATCCACCCAAAGAAGAAGCAATTCGGATTTTAGCTCGTCAACTTGAGTTAGATGAAGAACAATTAATCTATCTTGCTGGTAGAATTCCCCAACAAGAAGAAGATTTACTTAAACAACATTACAAGGATATGCCAGCTTTATTTCGACGAATGCGAGAAAATCCTGACTTTGCTCAAAAAGTTTTTCGTGAAGCAGTTGGCACAGATCGTCAGGAGTGA
- a CDS encoding COP23 domain-containing protein, which translates to MSIKNLSPILAAGAIALSAIPAFGESTQSSNRNVFCQVNNGIPTTVANVQGEIKSIFHWRNEVLPKSANAQQLCNSVSAKLANYSSLKGFGGHDQGGLPTICAENSPGECSLVLFTLAPTDNAIDESERVLAGILDSGLAKDKQVSNARGIQSTYYPVDFWYLLGLKFNK; encoded by the coding sequence ATGAGTATTAAAAATTTATCGCCAATTTTAGCTGCTGGCGCGATCGCGCTTAGTGCTATTCCTGCTTTTGGTGAATCTACTCAATCATCTAATCGCAATGTTTTTTGCCAAGTAAACAATGGTATTCCAACTACGGTGGCAAACGTTCAAGGAGAAATCAAGTCTATTTTTCACTGGCGTAATGAAGTATTGCCAAAATCTGCTAATGCTCAACAGCTTTGTAACAGTGTATCTGCTAAGTTAGCTAACTATTCTAGTTTAAAAGGTTTTGGTGGTCACGACCAAGGTGGTTTACCTACTATTTGTGCTGAAAACAGTCCGGGAGAATGCAGTTTAGTTCTTTTTACTCTAGCACCAACAGACAACGCTATTGATGAAAGTGAACGTGTTCTTGCAGGTATTCTCGATTCTGGATTAGCTAAAGATAAGCAAGTATCAAACGCTAGAGGAATACAGTCTACTTACTATCCTGTAGATTTTTGGTATTTGCTAGGACTCAAGTTCAACAAATAG
- a CDS encoding protein kinase domain-containing protein produces the protein MSDELIGGRYRVIDCLRKTGFCETYVAHDMQLPGYPRCVVKKLQPQSNEEFVLETARRLFTNEANVLYRLSNHPQIPRLLAHLEVNEQFYLVQEFIEGKDLSQGEIHPNNRWSEEKVRSFLQEVLEILAFVHQHNVIHRDIKPSNLIRRVTDEKIVLIDFGAVKEISNMTLTEGQGNLLTVAIGTPGYMASEQQRGDPRFNSDIYALGITAIQAITGFHPDQLPRNPQTGEISWRERAGNCSNVLANILDKMVCNDFRERYQNVNEVLDDLRQQSLSKGGKKIKSPSEPNLVDPKKPARRWVWFAAIPLLLGLVFLGPRVWTVIKAMNYYNQGNLLNNEGKYEEAIDAFDQAIKIKPDFAEAWTNRGFAQGKLGRHLEKFSSCAQATSYQPKFAEAWNCRGLARSDLKQYEDALQEFNQALAVDQDFVNAWFNKGQVLIELDRYDEAITATRKALAIKPDLFLAWTQICRALYELQQYQDAKAHCEEARKIQPDHQTTVKLLELINSKLDNQ, from the coding sequence ATGTCTGATGAGTTAATAGGAGGACGCTATCGAGTTATCGATTGCTTAAGGAAGACTGGCTTTTGTGAAACTTATGTCGCACACGATATGCAACTTCCTGGTTATCCTCGCTGTGTCGTAAAAAAACTTCAACCTCAATCTAATGAGGAATTTGTTTTGGAAACAGCGAGAAGGTTATTTACCAATGAAGCAAATGTTCTCTATCGATTGAGCAATCATCCTCAAATTCCTCGGCTCTTAGCTCATTTGGAAGTAAACGAGCAATTTTATCTAGTTCAGGAATTTATTGAGGGCAAAGACTTATCTCAAGGAGAAATTCATCCGAATAATCGTTGGAGTGAAGAAAAAGTTAGAAGTTTCCTCCAAGAAGTTTTAGAAATTTTAGCTTTTGTTCATCAACATAATGTAATTCATCGTGATATTAAACCCTCAAATTTAATTCGGCGAGTCACAGATGAAAAAATTGTTCTCATTGATTTTGGTGCAGTTAAAGAAATTAGTAACATGACTTTAACTGAAGGACAAGGAAATCTTTTAACTGTTGCGATTGGTACTCCTGGATATATGGCAAGTGAACAGCAACGAGGAGATCCGCGTTTCAATAGTGATATTTATGCTTTGGGAATAACTGCTATTCAAGCTATTACTGGATTTCATCCCGATCAACTGCCTAGAAATCCTCAAACTGGAGAAATAAGTTGGCGAGAGCGAGCAGGAAATTGTAGTAATGTTCTAGCCAATATCCTCGATAAAATGGTCTGTAATGACTTTAGAGAACGTTATCAAAACGTTAATGAAGTTCTCGATGACTTGCGACAACAATCATTGAGTAAAGGAGGAAAAAAAATCAAGTCTCCCTCCGAACCCAATCTTGTCGATCCCAAAAAACCTGCACGACGATGGGTTTGGTTTGCTGCTATACCTTTGCTGTTGGGATTAGTTTTTCTCGGACCAAGAGTTTGGACTGTGATTAAAGCAATGAATTATTATAATCAAGGCAATCTTTTAAATAACGAAGGTAAATACGAAGAAGCAATTGACGCTTTTGATCAAGCAATTAAAATTAAACCAGACTTTGCTGAAGCTTGGACTAATCGAGGTTTTGCTCAAGGAAAGCTAGGCAGGCATTTAGAAAAATTTTCTTCTTGCGCTCAAGCTACTTCCTATCAGCCCAAGTTTGCCGAAGCTTGGAATTGCCGAGGTTTAGCTCGTTCAGATTTAAAACAATACGAAGACGCTTTACAAGAATTTAATCAAGCCTTAGCTGTCGATCAAGATTTTGTGAATGCTTGGTTTAACAAAGGACAAGTTTTAATAGAATTAGACAGATATGATGAAGCAATTACTGCAACTCGAAAAGCACTGGCAATTAAACCAGATTTATTTTTAGCTTGGACTCAAATTTGTAGAGCTTTATATGAATTGCAGCAGTACCAAGATGCTAAAGCACACTGTGAAGAAGCCAGAAAAATTCAACCTGACCATCAAACGACGGTCAAGTTATTAGAATTAATTAATAGCAAGTTAGATAATCAATAA
- a CDS encoding NADP-dependent isocitrate dehydrogenase: protein MYEKLTSPSQGTKITFKDGKPIVPDDPIIPFIRGDGTGVDIWPATEKVIDAAVSAAYGGKRQINWFKVYAGDEACDKYGTYQYLPEDTLKAIKEYGIAIKGPLTTPVGGGIRSLNVALRQIFNLYACVRPCRYYAGTPSPHKSPEKLDVIVYRENTEDIYLGIEWRQGSEIADKLINILNTDLIPATAEHGKKQIPLDSGIGIKPISKTGSQRLVRRAIQHALRLPQSKQQVTLVHKGNIMKYTEGAFRDWGYELATTEFRAECITERESWILSNQEANPELTIEANARKIDPGYDALTPEKQQQICQEVKQVLEQIWDTHGHGQWQNKVMVNDRIADSIFQQIQTRPDEYSILATMNLNGDYLSDAAAAIVGGLGMSPGANIGDNCAIFEATHGTAPKHAGLDRINPGSVILSGVMMLEYMGWQEAADLIQQGLGSAIALGQVTYDLARLMAPPVEPPLKCSEFAQAIINNFS from the coding sequence ATGTACGAAAAACTAACATCACCTTCTCAAGGAACAAAAATCACGTTTAAAGATGGGAAACCAATCGTTCCTGACGATCCAATTATTCCTTTCATTCGGGGTGATGGTACTGGCGTAGATATTTGGCCAGCGACAGAGAAAGTGATTGATGCTGCTGTTAGTGCTGCATATGGTGGTAAACGCCAAATCAATTGGTTTAAAGTCTATGCAGGAGACGAAGCTTGCGACAAGTATGGTACTTATCAATATTTACCTGAAGATACTCTTAAAGCCATTAAAGAATATGGTATTGCCATCAAAGGACCTCTGACAACTCCTGTAGGAGGAGGAATTCGTTCTCTCAATGTTGCTTTACGGCAAATTTTTAATCTCTATGCTTGTGTTCGTCCTTGTCGTTATTATGCAGGAACTCCTTCCCCTCACAAAAGTCCTGAAAAATTGGATGTCATTGTTTATCGAGAAAATACAGAAGATATTTACTTAGGAATTGAATGGCGACAAGGAAGTGAAATTGCTGACAAACTCATTAATATTCTCAACACTGATTTAATTCCTGCTACTGCCGAACACGGCAAAAAACAAATTCCCCTAGATTCGGGAATTGGGATCAAACCAATTAGCAAAACTGGTTCACAAAGATTGGTCAGAAGAGCTATTCAACACGCTTTGCGACTCCCCCAATCAAAACAACAAGTTACTTTGGTTCACAAAGGTAATATTATGAAATATACCGAAGGAGCGTTTCGGGATTGGGGTTATGAACTAGCCACTACTGAATTTCGTGCCGAATGTATTACAGAAAGAGAATCTTGGATTCTCAGCAACCAAGAAGCTAATCCAGAACTTACTATTGAAGCAAATGCTCGTAAAATCGATCCTGGATACGATGCTTTAACTCCCGAAAAACAACAACAAATTTGTCAGGAAGTCAAACAAGTTCTTGAGCAGATTTGGGATACTCATGGTCATGGTCAATGGCAAAATAAAGTGATGGTTAACGATCGCATTGCCGATAGCATTTTCCAACAGATTCAAACTCGTCCTGATGAATATTCAATTCTGGCTACCATGAATTTGAATGGAGATTATCTTTCCGATGCTGCTGCTGCTATTGTCGGTGGTCTAGGAATGAGTCCTGGGGCAAATATCGGCGATAATTGTGCTATCTTTGAGGCTACTCATGGTACAGCCCCGAAACACGCTGGTTTAGACCGAATTAACCCAGGTTCGGTGATTTTGTCAGGAGTAATGATGTTGGAATACATGGGTTGGCAAGAAGCAGCGGATCTGATTCAGCAAGGTTTGGGAAGCGCGATCGCACTTGGTCAAGTTACTTACGATTTAGCAAGGTTGATGGCTCCTCCTGTCGAACCACCGCTAAAATGCTCTGAGTTTGCTCAAGCAATTATTAACAATTTTTCTTAA
- a CDS encoding response regulator transcription factor: MKKILVVDDDHILRKVLKHTLEQQGYQVKATGSGAEALAGFQNDLPDLIVSDVSMPTMDGFEFCRQLRSQPSGQLIPFIFLSAKSDLDHRIQGHQIGADDYLTKPFEMKELLVKIEALLERSRRIHSEIVHLLQQLVNSQSVNHSFAGINLNIANPNAKESKPEPLPLTPAEERVFWEVIQGFTNKQISERLFISPRTVQTHLSNILNKLNVENRTQLVRFAYEHGYEKNEN; the protein is encoded by the coding sequence ATGAAAAAAATTTTAGTGGTAGATGACGATCACATTCTCCGCAAGGTTTTAAAGCATACTTTGGAACAACAAGGTTATCAAGTTAAAGCAACTGGTTCGGGAGCAGAGGCTTTGGCAGGGTTTCAAAACGATCTTCCAGATTTGATAGTCTCTGATGTTTCTATGCCAACTATGGATGGTTTTGAATTTTGTCGTCAACTGCGTTCTCAGCCTTCAGGACAGTTGATCCCCTTTATTTTTCTCTCTGCCAAAAGTGATTTAGATCATCGGATTCAAGGACACCAAATTGGTGCAGATGATTATCTGACTAAACCTTTTGAGATGAAAGAATTGCTAGTTAAAATCGAAGCTTTATTAGAGCGATCGCGACGAATTCATAGTGAAATAGTTCATTTATTACAGCAATTAGTTAATTCTCAGTCAGTTAATCATTCTTTCGCTGGAATCAACTTAAACATTGCCAATCCTAACGCCAAGGAGTCTAAACCTGAACCTTTACCTCTGACTCCTGCCGAAGAAAGAGTATTTTGGGAAGTCATTCAAGGTTTTACTAACAAGCAAATCAGTGAGCGTTTGTTTATTAGTCCGAGAACTGTACAAACTCATTTAAGCAACATTCTAAATAAACTTAATGTGGAAAATCGTACTCAATTAGTTCGTTTTGCTTACGAACATGGTTATGAAAAAAATGAGAACTAA
- a CDS encoding GUN4 domain-containing protein, with product MEEISDLISQFQTESEKNQLQLVPQLVARGESGLEVLMNFLHSRQSEPVNLVMGKAYQALLQTDNPKVQEFLKTYFPTGVVPLKSERNIDYQPLQQLLAKQDFLGADVLTLQKLCEIAGEAAIKRKWLYFTEAENLPKTDLSTLDQLWLIYSEGKFGFSVQRQIWLSLGQDFAQLWYKIGWKSGNNWTRYPKDFTWDLTAPKGHLPLSNQLRGVRVIASIFAHPVWSTDSN from the coding sequence ATGGAAGAGATTAGCGATTTAATCAGTCAGTTTCAAACCGAATCAGAAAAAAACCAACTTCAACTTGTACCTCAGCTAGTTGCCAGAGGAGAATCTGGTTTAGAAGTATTGATGAATTTTTTACACTCTCGTCAATCAGAACCAGTTAATCTAGTGATGGGAAAAGCTTATCAGGCTCTGCTTCAAACTGATAATCCTAAAGTTCAAGAATTTCTTAAAACCTATTTCCCCACTGGTGTAGTTCCTCTCAAATCGGAAAGAAATATTGACTATCAACCGCTACAACAACTTTTAGCAAAACAGGATTTTTTAGGTGCTGATGTTCTTACCTTACAAAAGCTATGCGAAATAGCAGGGGAAGCTGCCATTAAGCGAAAATGGTTGTATTTTACAGAGGCTGAAAATCTTCCCAAGACAGACCTATCTACTTTAGACCAACTGTGGTTAATTTATTCGGAAGGTAAATTTGGTTTTTCTGTTCAAAGACAAATTTGGCTATCTCTAGGTCAAGACTTTGCTCAACTTTGGTATAAAATTGGTTGGAAATCAGGAAATAATTGGACTCGTTACCCCAAAGATTTTACCTGGGATTTAACTGCACCCAAAGGACATTTACCTTTATCTAATCAGTTAAGGGGAGTTAGGGTAATTGCTTCAATTTTTGCTCATCCAGTTTGGTCAACTGACTCTAATTAA
- a CDS encoding GAF domain-containing sensor histidine kinase, with the protein MTKPINRLFCRLDGLSSAAKEQKRLSILSKLGLLAAETVPVFDEATQTASSYLDAPICILGLAVENELWFKAAVGLSKIGLMNQLASDRKIQLHESFSTYIIDSEQALAIENTTVNPVFTNTSLVQHYGIKSYLGVPLISPEGYCIGTLEVMDLQTREFSNRDLDFLALTARWCLREFERDYLIKTQSSKTTENLGNLPVLSPTQPAWQAPIPTKLEVINPATDNLSSTNLIKVKLLAQLTQELRTPLTSVIGMASVLRREVYGPLTTKQREYLEIIHNSGQNLITLVDEIVNLGVLNEQDINLQIASIDIEMLCQQVVNSLIDFAKQQQQTLRLSVEPGQRIWPLDKEKIRQALYYLIISVLEMSEAGGEVRVHVSHRHKGLNIAVWLTHPWLGDGLPQIELYSQSVTKALALNGSSGGHNFEQSVGDVLLGNQILTCAALMTVLNGGENNNHKHTNKISRDLLGLLLSCHLIELHHGQIAVQGSSESGYRYILQLPTVESEEEY; encoded by the coding sequence ATGACTAAACCAATAAATAGACTCTTTTGCCGTTTAGATGGTCTTTCTTCTGCGGCTAAAGAACAAAAAAGACTGAGCATTCTAAGTAAACTAGGTTTGTTAGCAGCAGAAACAGTTCCCGTTTTTGATGAAGCGACACAAACTGCTTCTAGTTATCTAGATGCACCAATTTGTATTTTAGGTTTAGCAGTTGAAAATGAACTATGGTTTAAAGCAGCAGTAGGGTTATCAAAAATTGGTTTAATGAATCAATTAGCCTCGGATCGAAAAATTCAACTCCATGAATCTTTTAGTACTTATATTATTGATAGCGAGCAGGCTTTAGCAATTGAAAATACTACTGTGAACCCTGTTTTTACTAATACCAGTTTAGTTCAGCATTATGGAATCAAATCTTATCTTGGTGTTCCTTTAATTAGTCCAGAAGGCTATTGCATTGGTACGTTAGAAGTGATGGATTTGCAAACTAGAGAGTTTAGCAATCGAGATTTAGATTTTTTAGCTTTAACTGCTCGTTGGTGTTTAAGAGAGTTTGAACGAGATTATTTAATCAAAACTCAATCCTCAAAAACTACTGAGAATTTGGGTAATTTACCTGTTCTCAGTCCCACTCAACCAGCTTGGCAAGCACCAATACCAACAAAATTAGAAGTAATTAATCCTGCAACTGATAATTTATCTTCTACTAATTTAATTAAAGTTAAATTACTGGCTCAACTAACTCAAGAATTAAGAACTCCTCTAACTTCTGTGATTGGAATGGCAAGTGTACTGCGCAGAGAAGTATATGGTCCTTTAACAACTAAACAAAGAGAATATCTCGAAATTATTCATAACAGTGGTCAAAATTTAATTACTTTAGTTGATGAAATTGTCAATTTGGGCGTTTTAAATGAGCAAGATATTAATCTTCAAATTGCCTCAATAGATATTGAGATGCTTTGTCAACAGGTTGTAAATAGTTTAATCGATTTTGCTAAACAACAGCAGCAAACACTACGTTTATCAGTAGAACCAGGACAACGAATTTGGCCTTTAGATAAAGAAAAAATTAGGCAAGCTCTTTATTATTTAATCATTAGTGTTTTAGAGATGTCTGAAGCTGGTGGAGAAGTACGCGTTCATGTGTCTCATCGCCATAAGGGTTTAAATATTGCTGTCTGGTTAACTCATCCTTGGCTAGGAGATGGTTTACCACAAATAGAATTGTATTCTCAATCAGTCACTAAAGCTTTAGCTCTAAATGGTTCTTCTGGAGGACATAATTTTGAGCAGAGTGTGGGAGATGTTTTATTGGGCAATCAAATTTTGACCTGTGCTGCTTTGATGACAGTGTTAAATGGAGGAGAAAATAATAATCATAAACATACTAATAAAATTTCACGAGACTTATTAGGGTTATTACTGAGTTGTCATTTAATTGAGCTTCATCACGGTCAAATTGCCGTTCAAGGCTCATCTGAGTCTGGTTATCGTTATATTTTACAATTACCAACTGTTGAATCAGAAGAAGAATATTAA
- a CDS encoding IctB family putative bicarbonate transporter, translating into MKSAWTKIVLSDLSLYQWHSTSYLYRFIGWFSSWRQGSWLLQWGEALGAALLSVLFVLAPFVSTSLLGLLLVALAGYWIIFTISEEQQLEVTPIHLVVLVYWCIATVATAFSPVKAEALSGWMILTLYLVMFALAARVLRSPRICNGVITVFLLVALWVSTYGVRQQVFGVAQLATWNDPNSPLAQDTRVYSYLGNPNLLGGYLLPAIALSIGAVLIWRGWLQKILAFMMVGVNSACLYFTDSRGAWLAMLALMTVLLLLLYYWWRDYLPRFWQVWLLPLVFGTLAGLIIAAIVLVEPLRLRFLSIFAGREDSSNNFRINVWEAVFKMIRDYPLTGIGPGHEAFNKVYPRYMNSRYPALSAYSVFLEHLVEMGYLGLICFIWLIVVTIDSGIRQIERFKLSSNRQGLWLISAIAAIAGLSVHGLVDTVWYRPQISTLWWLMLAIVASQIRRFPVKQANTEFSQAKLSQEQF; encoded by the coding sequence ATGAAATCGGCTTGGACAAAAATAGTACTTTCCGACTTGAGTTTATATCAATGGCACAGTACCAGCTATCTTTATCGTTTTATAGGTTGGTTTTCTTCTTGGCGACAAGGAAGCTGGTTGTTGCAGTGGGGTGAAGCTCTTGGGGCTGCTTTACTAAGTGTTTTGTTTGTGCTTGCTCCTTTTGTATCTACCAGTCTGCTTGGTCTTCTTTTAGTAGCTTTGGCTGGATATTGGATAATTTTTACAATTTCAGAAGAACAACAATTAGAAGTAACGCCAATACATTTGGTAGTTTTGGTTTATTGGTGTATCGCTACAGTTGCGACTGCTTTCTCGCCAGTTAAAGCTGAGGCTTTGTCTGGCTGGATGATCCTGACTTTATATCTAGTGATGTTTGCTTTAGCTGCTAGGGTTTTACGCTCGCCTCGTATTTGTAATGGAGTAATTACTGTTTTTTTGTTAGTTGCTTTGTGGGTAAGTACTTATGGCGTGCGTCAGCAAGTTTTTGGAGTAGCGCAATTAGCCACTTGGAACGATCCCAATTCTCCTTTAGCGCAGGATACTAGAGTTTATAGTTATCTGGGTAATCCTAATTTATTGGGAGGATATTTATTACCTGCGATCGCTTTAAGTATTGGTGCAGTTTTGATCTGGCGGGGTTGGCTGCAAAAAATTCTTGCTTTCATGATGGTAGGAGTTAATTCTGCTTGTTTGTATTTTACCGATAGTCGTGGTGCTTGGTTAGCCATGCTAGCTTTAATGACAGTGTTGTTATTATTGCTTTACTACTGGTGGAGAGATTATTTACCTCGTTTTTGGCAGGTTTGGTTGTTACCACTAGTATTTGGGACATTAGCAGGATTGATTATTGCTGCAATTGTTCTGGTAGAGCCTTTAAGATTAAGGTTTTTGAGTATTTTTGCTGGTCGCGAAGATAGTAGTAATAATTTTCGCATTAATGTTTGGGAAGCAGTTTTTAAAATGATTCGTGATTATCCTTTAACGGGGATCGGTCCCGGTCATGAGGCTTTTAATAAAGTATATCCACGTTACATGAACAGCCGTTATCCTGCCCTTAGTGCTTATTCGGTTTTTTTAGAGCATTTGGTAGAAATGGGTTATTTAGGCTTAATCTGTTTTATTTGGTTGATTGTAGTGACTATTGATAGTGGTATCAGGCAAATTGAACGTTTTAAACTGAGTAGTAATCGTCAAGGATTGTGGTTGATTAGTGCGATCGCAGCAATTGCAGGTTTATCAGTTCATGGTTTGGTTGACACAGTTTGGTATCGACCTCAAATCAGTACTTTATGGTGGTTGATGCTTGCGATCGTGGCGAGTCAAATTCGGAGATTTCCCGTTAAACAGGCAAATACAGAATTTTCCCAAGCCAAGCTATCTCAGGAGCAATTTTAA
- the smpB gene encoding SsrA-binding protein SmpB, with product MGDKDAGIKIISDNRQARYLYEILETYEAGIQLTGTEVKSIREGKANLKDGYALIRNGEAWLINVHISPYQASGQYFNHEPRRTRKLLLHRQEISKLIGQVEQKGLTLVPLKLYFKNGWIKVSIGLAKGKKLHDKRETMKRRQDQREIERAMKRY from the coding sequence ATGGGCGACAAAGATGCAGGCATTAAAATTATCAGCGATAATCGTCAAGCTCGTTATCTTTATGAAATATTAGAGACTTATGAAGCTGGTATTCAACTAACAGGAACAGAAGTTAAGTCAATTCGTGAAGGCAAAGCTAACTTGAAAGATGGTTATGCTTTGATTCGTAATGGTGAAGCGTGGTTAATCAATGTCCACATATCTCCTTATCAAGCTAGTGGTCAATATTTTAACCATGAACCACGCCGAACTCGTAAACTACTTTTACATCGTCAAGAAATTAGCAAACTGATTGGACAAGTTGAACAAAAAGGCTTAACCTTAGTCCCGCTCAAATTATATTTTAAAAATGGCTGGATTAAGGTCAGTATTGGGTTAGCTAAAGGTAAAAAACTACATGATAAAAGAGAAACAATGAAACGTCGCCAAGACCAAAGAGAAATAGAGAGAGCGATGAAAAGATATTAA
- the tsaB gene encoding tRNA (adenosine(37)-N6)-threonylcarbamoyltransferase complex dimerization subunit type 1 TsaB, which translates to MLTLDSHQYALALHTTTPQLGIAISNFAQDHRSQVWHLGHDLSSHLHQYLGEIIHPQTWQDLKFIAVAKGPGGFTGTRIGVVTARTLAQQLEIPLYGVSTLAAVVWSQKTQFEPDSLVAVQMPANRGQFFVGIYHFSQTNYQKIYLPDTVMTPEAWQETLKNLSLPYQLIETPVNLAQTVTNILQLGYLQWQQGHFNQWSEVVPFYGQNPV; encoded by the coding sequence ATGCTAACTCTAGATTCTCATCAATATGCTCTTGCTCTTCACACTACTACACCTCAATTGGGTATTGCAATTAGTAATTTTGCACAAGATCATCGTAGTCAAGTTTGGCATTTAGGACACGATCTGTCTTCTCATCTTCATCAATATCTTGGCGAAATTATACACCCGCAAACATGGCAAGATTTAAAATTTATTGCCGTTGCTAAAGGACCTGGTGGTTTTACTGGTACTAGAATTGGTGTAGTAACTGCTCGTACTTTAGCACAACAGTTAGAAATTCCTTTATATGGTGTTTCTACTTTAGCTGCCGTTGTTTGGTCGCAAAAAACTCAATTTGAACCTGATTCTCTTGTAGCTGTACAAATGCCAGCTAACCGAGGTCAATTTTTTGTAGGTATTTATCACTTTTCTCAAACTAATTATCAAAAAATTTATCTACCTGATACGGTTATGACACCTGAAGCTTGGCAAGAAACTTTAAAAAATTTAAGTTTACCTTATCAATTAATTGAAACTCCCGTTAATCTTGCCCAGACTGTCACTAATATTCTTCAACTTGGTTATTTACAATGGCAACAAGGACATTTTAATCAATGGTCGGAAGTTGTTCCTTTTTATGGTCAGAATCCAGTTTAA
- the dndE gene encoding DNA sulfur modification protein DndE: MNTPIERIRLSTTAKEQLIKLKRITKIEQWNILCRWAFCYSLAEPSIPTSVPINLDSNVEMNWNVFGGEIADILLLALKKRCDRDGLETNQETLKMQFILHLHRGISYLAGELDFKNIDDLIAMAVQPTTTLQTVTESKSD; encoded by the coding sequence ATGAATACACCAATAGAACGCATTCGTTTATCGACAACGGCTAAAGAACAACTAATAAAACTCAAACGTATTACTAAAATTGAACAGTGGAATATTTTGTGTAGATGGGCATTTTGTTATTCTCTAGCTGAACCTAGTATTCCTACTTCTGTGCCAATCAATTTAGATAGTAATGTCGAAATGAATTGGAATGTTTTTGGTGGAGAAATCGCAGATATTTTGCTATTAGCTCTTAAAAAAAGATGCGACCGCGATGGTTTAGAGACAAATCAAGAAACTCTTAAAATGCAATTTATTTTGCATCTTCATCGAGGAATTAGTTATTTAGCTGGTGAATTGGATTTTAAAAATATTGACGATTTAATTGCGATGGCTGTTCAACCAACCACAACTTTACAAACTGTTACTGAATCTAAATCTGATTAG